In the genome of Microcoleus vaginatus PCC 9802, the window TAATTTTTGGTAAGAAATCATGATTTCATTAACTAAAAAACGCATCGCTCTCATATCGGTACACGGTGATCCCGCTGTGGAAATTGGCAAAGAAGAAGCGGGCGGGCAAAATGTTTACGTGCGTCAAGTAGGGGAAGCTCTGGCTAAACAGGGGTGGCAAGTTGATATGTTCACCCGCTCATCCGATCGCCAACAAGCAAGAATTGTACAGCACAGTCCGAATTGCCGGACCATTCGGCTAGTAGCAGGGCCACAAGAATTTATTCCCCGCGACGAACTTTATGGATATTTACCAATTTTTGTTCAAGAATTTCAGAAGTTTCAGTTAGAGTCAGGCTTTCAATATTCGTTAGTTCACACAAATTACTGGCTGTCTTCTTGGGTGGGAATGGAGTTGAAAAAATCACAACCTCTGCTGCAAGTTCATACTTACCATTCTTTGGCAGCAATTAAATACAAGTCGGTTTCGACAATTCCGATGATTGCCAAAACCAGGCTGCAAGTCGAAAAAACACTTTTGGAAACAGCCGATCGCGTAGTGGCTACCAGTCCCCAAGAAAAAGAACACATGAGGTCTCTGGTTTCCTCAAAAGGCAATATTGACATCATTCCCTGCGGTACCGACACTGAACGGTTCGGCTCGATCGCCCGAGCGACCGCCCGCCGCCACTTGGGAATAGCCCCCGAAACCAAAGTCGTGTTGTACGTCGGCCGTTTCGACCGCCGCAAGGGCATCGAAACCTTAGTCCGCGCCGTCAGTCGGTCGGCGGTGCCCAAAGGCGATTTAAAACTCATAATTGGCGGCGGTTGGCGTGCCGGGGAAAGCGATGGCAAAGAGCGCGATCGTATCGGCCGCATCGTTGAAGAACTCGGGTTGAGCGACATTACCAGTTTTCCCGGCGCCTTGAGCAGAGACATTCTCCCCGGCTACTACGCCGCCGCCGATGTCTGCGTCGTTCCCAGCCACTACGAACCCTTCGGTTTAGTCGCCATTGAAGCCATGGCCTGCGGCACGCCCGTAATCGCCTCCGCCGTGGGAGGGCTCAAATATACTGTAGTTCCCCAACAAACAGGTTTGCTCGCGCCGCCGAAAAATGAAGCAGTCTTTGCCGATGCGATCGATCGCTTGTTACTTGACTCAGTATGGTGCCAGCAACTCGGACACACAGGCCGCCAGCGCGTCGAAACCCATTTCAGTTGGGACGGTATCGCCTCCCAACTGGGTCAACTTTACACTCAACTGCTCCAACAATCGGCCCTTGAGCTTGACCCGGTGAGCGCTTAGTAGTATCACTTAGTATAGTTGAAGCCAGTTTCCCTTGATCCCTGTTTCACTCATCCGTTATAGCTGGGAACCTTCAACTAGAAGTGATATCAGGAGGTACTCTTGTACGCATCAAAACATCTGGGACGCCACCTGCTCCCTATGTCAGACATGGAGCTAATTCGCCTGTGGGTAAAGCGCCAATCCCCCCGCAACCGGCACTTTAGCTGGCAGGCGGCTAACCATTTTCGAGTGTTTGTTGCCAAACCGCTGGCACAAGTTACTCTGACAGATGTCGAGACTTTCGCCGCAGCGATGAGAGCTCGGAAACTTCCACCACGTTTTTACAAGCAAACCTTGGTAGCGCTGAAATCGCTGTTCGCCTTCGGCCAGCAAACGAAAATTTTGCCCGCAACACTCCCCCTTCATCGGTGGCCGGTTCTGCGCCGGAATCGCTCCAAACGCCTTCGTTTTCAACTCTCTTGGGGTTTCTTAATCTGTTTGTGCTTTTTCTTAGGTCGAATGACGCCGAGACTGCTGTGGGGACAATCGCTCTCGGCAGGAAGCTCGCCCGCCCCGAAACGCCTGCAGGAAGTTGCCGCCCTCGATTCCCTAGACAAAGGAGAGAATAACATCGAGCGCGATCGATCACCCAAAACTGCAACCCTGAATTCACCAGAGCCCAAACAGAATAGCAGACTCGATAGCATCGGCCGCGAACGTCGAGTCAAAGCCT includes:
- a CDS encoding glycosyltransferase family 1 protein, which encodes MISLTKKRIALISVHGDPAVEIGKEEAGGQNVYVRQVGEALAKQGWQVDMFTRSSDRQQARIVQHSPNCRTIRLVAGPQEFIPRDELYGYLPIFVQEFQKFQLESGFQYSLVHTNYWLSSWVGMELKKSQPLLQVHTYHSLAAIKYKSVSTIPMIAKTRLQVEKTLLETADRVVATSPQEKEHMRSLVSSKGNIDIIPCGTDTERFGSIARATARRHLGIAPETKVVLYVGRFDRRKGIETLVRAVSRSAVPKGDLKLIIGGGWRAGESDGKERDRIGRIVEELGLSDITSFPGALSRDILPGYYAAADVCVVPSHYEPFGLVAIEAMACGTPVIASAVGGLKYTVVPQQTGLLAPPKNEAVFADAIDRLLLDSVWCQQLGHTGRQRVETHFSWDGIASQLGQLYTQLLQQSALELDPVSA
- a CDS encoding glycoside hydrolase family 24, giving the protein MSDMELIRLWVKRQSPRNRHFSWQAANHFRVFVAKPLAQVTLTDVETFAAAMRARKLPPRFYKQTLVALKSLFAFGQQTKILPATLPLHRWPVLRRNRSKRLRFQLSWGFLICLCFFLGRMTPRLLWGQSLSAGSSPAPKRLQEVAALDSLDKGENNIERDRSPKTATLNSPEPKQNSRLDSIGRERRVKAFLDTIAAAEGTASPDGYRTQYTGTKFVSFQDHPRQMRCGRRYRKKLCSDAAGRYQFLSTTWDRFAKKFGVRDFSPENQDLMAIELIREKGALEDIEAGRLESAVRKLAYIWPSFRRYGGSVESSMPTLEAMYQKNLGIDRPGLVVSN